A genomic stretch from Erigeron canadensis isolate Cc75 chromosome 9, C_canadensis_v1, whole genome shotgun sequence includes:
- the LOC122582282 gene encoding protein cereblon, whose protein sequence is MEDEEVRRQERLLERELYQIEQIRQLDSEELQVEEVEHGHQSSDDDDDNDPIDDRAFAGTTASGGYTFNTSLASMHSYLGEVEDTHNRLTFLDGGVLLHVPLFYLEGVVLFPEATLPLRVIQPNFIAAVDRALKQVETPYTIGVVRVYRDGDDGRIRFATTGTTAEIRQYRRLDDGSINVVTRGQQRFRLKRRWIEIEGAPCGEIQIIEEDLPLRMPRDAVGDLAPLKNLSAANVSHSKLLVHGDQDNDSDDSFESELSLTERRLHSSALVTSYQSNLFGESSSDDERPMHKPKLKSEKPSPFRSINNSGTKRRNHSLRALRECPRAYWPNWVYQMHDSYCLAQRLSDMWTKVVGTPSMDALVRKPGLLSFHVASKIPVSESTRQELLEIDGISYRLRREIELLQNFDKIKCRSCQTLIANRSDMLVMSIEGPLGAYVNPSGYVHEIMTLLKANGLALVGVPTKEYSWFPGYAWTVAYCATCEYQMGWLFTATQKKLKPRSFWGIRSSQVADDTH, encoded by the exons ATGGAGGATGAAGAAGTGCGGCGGCAAGAGAGGCTTCTAGAAAGGGAATTATATCAAATAGAACAAATCAGGCAATTGGATTCTGAAGAATTACAAGTCGAAGAAGTTGAACACGGCCATCAATCTTCCGACGACGACGATGATAATGATCCTATTGA TGACCGCGCATTTGCTGGGACAACTGCATCTGGTGGATATACCTTTAATACTTCTTTGGCTTCTATGCACTCTTACCTTGGTG AGGTTGAAGATACTCATAATAGGCTCACTTTCCTGGATGGTGGTGTTTTATTGCATGTACCACTATTTTATCTTGAAG GTGTGGTTTTGTTCCCAGAAGCAACTCTTCCACTGAGAGTAATTCAACCTAATTTTATAGCTGCTGTGGATCGAGCACTGAAACAAGTTGAAACTCCTTACACCATAGGCGTG GTTCGTGTGTATCGGGATGGTGACGACGGGAGAATAAGATTTGCAACCACTGGGACAACGGCTGAG ATTCGGCAATATCGGCGTTTGGACGATGGTTCCATAAATGTAGTTACCCGTGGCCAGCAGCGGTTTCGTTTAAAGCGTCGCTGGATTGAAATTGAAGGAGCA CCATGTGGTGAGATTCAAATCATTGAAGAAGATTTGCCATTAAGGATGCCACGAGATGCTGTTGGAGATCTAGCACCGTTAAAGAACTTGTCAGCGGCTAATGTTTCTCACTCTAAATTACTAGTTCATGGAGATCAGGACAATGATTCAGACGATAGTTTTGAGAGTGAATTATCACTAACTGAAAGGAGATTGCATAGCTCTGCACTTGTTACTTCTTATCAATCTAATTTGTTTGGTGAATCAAGTAGTGATGATGAGAGGCCTATGCATAAACCTAAGCTTAAATCAGAAAAGCCTAGTCCATTCCGTTCCATCAATAATAGTGGGACAAAAAGGAGAAATCACTCATTACGTGCTCTTAGAGAATGCCCAAGAGCATATTGGCCTAATTGGGTTTATCAGATGCATGACTCCTATTGTCTTGCTCAAAGGTTATCAG ACATGTGGACAAAAGTAGTAGGGACACCGAGCATGGATGCACTCGTCAGGAAGCCCggtcttctttcttttcatgttGCAAGTAAGATTCCCGTGTCAGAGTCAACAAGACAAGAGCTTTTGGAGATCGATGGAATTTCGTATCGGTTACGTCGTGAAATTGAGTtgcttcaaaattttgataaaatcaaATGCAGAAGCTGTCAG ACTTTGATTGCGAACCGTAGTGATATGTTGGTGATGTCTATTGAAGGGCCTCTTGGCGCTTATGTGAACCCGAGTGGCTATGTACATGAAATCATGACGCTTCTAAAAGCAAATGGATTAGCACTAGTTGGGGTTCCCACAAAAGAGTATAGCTGGTTTCCTGG ATATGCATGGACGGTAGCATATTGTGCGACATGTGAATATCAGATGGGCTGGCTTTTCACAGCTACACAGAAGAAACTGAAGCCTCGTTCATTTTGGGGCATCCGGAGTTCTCAAGTAGCAGATGATACACATTGA
- the LOC122581077 gene encoding ABC transporter G family member 32-like isoform X1 has translation MWDSLGNLFVRTQDNDEEALQLAALQRSPTFVRARTSVFRNYGGEFTLVDVSKLDDEEKKVVLDRLVTTVKSNPEVFFDRIRQRFDNVDLKFPKVEVRFENLEIDAFIHVGSRALPTLPNSVCNMTEAFLRKLRIFPGKKKKLSILNDISGIIRPSRLTLLLGPPSSGKTTLLLALAGRLGQDIKVSGKITYNGHELNEFVPQKTSAYISQQDCHMAEMTVRETLQFAEKCQGFGHKQGMIMELLRREKNAGIRPDEDLDIFIKTVALGENETSLVVEYLMKILGLDICEDTLVGDEMRKGISGGQMKRLTSGELLVGPSRVLFMDEISTGLDSSTTYQIIQYLKHATRALDGTTVISLLQPDPETFELFDDLILLCEGQIVYQGPRNAAVAFFASMGFHCPKRKNVADFLQEVTSVKDQEQYWALDERYEYVSVEKFVEAFQSNFLGSSLSRELAIPFDRRHNHPAALSTSTYGVKKMRLLKNSFSWQMLLLKRESFIYIFRFLQLMLVVVIMTSVFFRTTMHHNSLDDGGVYLGALYFAIVMILFNGFMEVPMLIAKLPVIYKHRDLHFYPCWVYTLPSWILSIPSSIIESGVWVAVTYYLVGFDPQFSRCLKQFLLYFSLHQMSIGLFRVMGSLGRNMIVANTFGSFAMLVVMALGGFILSRDSIPAWWIWGYWFSPLMYAQNAVSVNEFLGDTWNKAAGNNTDIPLGTMLLKIRSLFPEDYWYWIGVGALLGYTILFNVLFTLFLTYLNPLGNHQAVVPRETTKVQKRNGIVSAIIELKDYIQRSPSYAGTEVQSQRGMVLPFQPLAMSFRNISYYVDVPGELKQQGLSLNKLQLLVNVTGAFRPGVLTALVGVSGAGKTTLMDVLAGRKTGGHISGQIYVSGYPKNQETFARISGYCEQNDVHSPCLTVYESLMFSASLRLPSHIGVVTRRDFVAEVMELVELVPLKEALVGLPGVDGLSTEQRKRLTIAVELVANPSIVFMDEPTSGLDARAAAIVMRTVRNIVNTGRTIVCTIHQPSIDIFESFDELLLMKRGGKLIYAGPLGTGSHKVVQFFEAVKGVSKLKQGSNPAAWILEATSSTEEKRLDVDFAEVYRESNLYMQNQELVENLSRPDRDSKFLSFPTRYSQSFSGQFLACLWKQNLSYWRNPQYTAVRFFYTVIISLMFGTMCWKFGSKRETQQDIFNAMGSMYAAVLFIGITNAASVQPVVYVERSVSYRERAAGMYSALPFAFAQVAIEFPYVYMQSFIYSLIFYFLASFERNLLKLFWYIYFMYFTLLYFTFFGMVTIAVTPNHNIAAIVAAPFYMMWNLFSGFMIARMRLPVWWRWYYWANPVAWSLYGLLTSQYGDVNEPLMLADGSNSVPLKQFLEDQFGYRLDFLGVAATAVVGFCLLFAVTFAFTMKSFNFQRR, from the exons ATGTGGGATTCTTTAGGAAACTTGTTTGTTAGGACTCAAGATAACGATGAAGAAGCCTTGCAGTTGGCTGCATTGCAACGATCACCCACATTTGTTAGGGCCCGGACGTCGGTGTTTAGGAACTATGGTGGTGAGTTTACTCTTGTTGATGTTAGTAaacttgatgatgaagagaagaAAGTTGTGTTGGATAGGTTGGTTACTACTGTGAAGTCGAATCCAGAAGTGTTCTTTGATAGAATCCGACAGCGTTTTGATAA TGTTGATTTGAAATTTCCAAAAGTCGAGGTTCGGTTTGAAAACTTGGAGATAGATGCATTTATACATGTCGGGAGCAGAGCATTGCCCACGTTGCCAAATTCTGTATGTAACATGACTGAG GCTTTCTTGAGGAAATTAAGGATTTTCCCTGGCAAAAAAAAGAAACTGAGTATATTAAACGACATCAGTGGTATCATTAGGCCTTCCAG ATTAACTCTCCTTTTGGGTCCTCCAAGCTCTGGAAAAACGACACTGCTTTTGGCTCTTGCAGGACGTCTTGGGCAAGATATAAAG GTGTCTGGAAAAATCACATATAATGGGCATGAACTAAATGAGTTTGTTCCTCAAAAAACTTCTGCATATATCAGCCAGCAAGATTGTCATATGGCTGAAATGACAGTCAGAGAGACGCTTCAATTTGCAGAAAAATGCCAAGGTTTTGGTCATAAACAAG GTATGATTATGGAACTTTTGAGAAGAGAAAAGAATGCCGGTATTAGACCTGATGAAGATCTTGACATTTTTATAAAG ACAGTGGCACTTGGAGAAAACGAGACAAGTCTTGTAGTGGAATACCTTATGAAG ATTTTAGGATTGGATATCTGTGAGGATACACTAGTAGGAGATGAAATGCGTAAAGGGATCTCTGGAGGTCAAATGAAGCGGTTGACCTCAGGAGAATTGCTTGTGGGACCATCACGGGTTCTTTTTATGGATGAGATATCAACCGGGCTTGACAGTTCAACTACCTATCAAATTATTCAGTATCTTAAACATGCAACTCGTGCTCTTGATGGAACAACTGTCATCTCTTTGCTGCAACCAGATCCTGAGACATTCGAGCTGTTTGATGATTTGATTCTACTGTGTGAAGGTCAGATTGTATACCAAGGTCCACGTAATGCTGCAGTGGCTTTCTTTGCTTCAATGGGCTTTCACTGCCCAAAGAGGAAAAACGTAGCAGATTTTCTGCAAGAA GTTACATCAGTAAAAGATCAGGAACAGTATTGGGCACTTGATGAGCGTTATGAATATGTTTCTGTTGAAAAGTTTGTGGAAGCATTTCAGTCAAATTTTCTTGGTAGTTCGTTGTCAAGGGAACTAGCTATTCCCTTTGATAGACGACATAATCACCCAGCAGCTCTTTCTACAAGCACTTACGGTGTGAAAAAAATGAGGCTACTGAAGAATAGTTTCTCATGGCAAATGTTACTTCTAAAACGCGagtcatttatttatatcttcaGATTCTTGCAG CTTATGTTGGTTGTTGTAATCATGACAAGTGTATTTTTTCGTACAACGATGCATCATAATTCACTTGATGATGGCGGAGTTTATCTTGGTGCTCTTTACTTTGCGATTGTTATGATTTTGTTCAATGGCTTCATGGAGGTCCCTATGTTGATAGCCAAACTTCCTGTTATCTACAAGCACCGTGACttgcacttttatccatgtTGGGTTTACACCCTTCCTTCATGGATTTTAAGTATTCCCTCATCTATTATAGAATCTGGTGTTTGGGTAGCGGTCACATATTATCTCGTTGGCTTTGACCCTCAATTTTCTcg ATGTTTGAAGCAGTTCTTGCTGTACTTCTCGTTACACCAAATGTCGATTGGCCTTTTCCGTGTGATGGGATCATTAGGAAGAAATATGATAGTAGCCAACACTTTTGGATCTTTTGCCATGCTTGTTGTCATGGCACTTGGAGGATTCATACTTTCTAGAG ATAGTATCCCTGCTTGGTGGATATGGGGTTACTGGTTTTCTCCTTTGATGTATGCTCAAAATGCAGTTTCAGTCAATGAATTTTTGGGGGATACTTGGAATAAG GCAGCTGGAAACAATACTGACATCCCTCTAGGGACAATGCTACTAAAAATCAGAAGTTTGTTTCCGGAGGATTATTGGTACTGGATAGGAGTCGGTGCTTTGCTTGGTTACACGATTCTATTCAATGTTCTCTTCACATTATTCCTTACGTATCTCAATC CTCTTGGAAACCATCAAGCGGTTGTCCCCCGGGAGACCACCAAAGTACAGAAAAGAAATGGGATTGTATCTGCTATTATCGAGTTAAAAGATTACATACAGCGGTCACCTTCATATGCTG GCACTGAAGTCCAAAGCCAGAGAGGAATGGTTCTTCCATTTCAACCTCTTGCCATGTCTTTCCGCAACATTAGCTATTACGTGGATGTCCCAGGG GAACTGAAGCAACAAGGCCTATCACTCAACAAGTTGCAATTATTGGTCAATGTAACTGGAGCATTTAGGCCTGGTGTCCTTACTGCATTGGTCGGTGTCAGTGGTGCTGGAAAAACTACTCTTATGGATGTTTTAGCCGGTAGAAAAACTGGTGGCCATATCTCGGGCCAGATATACGTATCGGGTTACCCCAAAAATCAAGAAACATTTGCAAGGATTTCTGGTTACTGTGAACAAAATGATGTTCACTCCCCATGTTTGACTGTTTACGAATCGCTAATGTTTTCAGCTTCACTTCGGTTACCTTCACATATTGGCGTAGTGACACGAAGG GACTTCGTAGCAGAGGTTATGGAACTTGTTGAACTAGTTCCACTCAAGGAAGCATTGGTTGGTCTCCCTGGAGTGGATGGACTATCAACAGAACAACGAAAAAGACTAACGATTGCAGTTGAGCTAGTTGCAAATCCTTCTATCGTATTTATGGATGAGCCGACGTCAGGACTGGATGCTCGGGCTGCTGCCATTGTGATGAGAACAGTCAGAAATATAGTCAACACAGGACGGACAATTGTTTGCACCATTCATCAACCCAGCATTGATAtttttgaatcttttgatgag CTTTTACTGATGAAACGAGGCGGGAAGCTTATATATGCTGGACCTTTGGGCACCGGGTCTCATAAAGTTGTTCAGTTTTTTGAG GCAGTAAAAGGAGTTTCTAAGTTAAAACAGGGATCTAATCCTGCTGCTTGGATTCTTGAGGCCACTTCATCGACGGAAGAAAAACGCCTTGATGTAGATTTTGCTGAAGTTTACCGTGAATCAaatctatatat GCAAAACCAAGAACTAGTTGAAAACTTAAGCAGACCAGATAGAGATTCAAAATTTCTGAGCTTCCCGACCAGATATTCTCAGTCATTTTCAGGCCAGTTTTTGGCATGCCTTTGGAAGCAAAATCTGTCATATTGGCGGAACCCACAATATACCGCTGTACGATTTTTCTACACAGTCATCATTTCTTTGATGTTTGGGACAATGTGCTGGAAATTTGGTTCTAAAAG GGAAACACAGCAGGACATTTTCAATGCAATGGGATCAATGTATGCAGCAGTTTTATTCATTGGAATCACCAATGCCGCCTCTGTGCAACCGGTGGTTTATGTTGAAAGATCAGTTTCCTACCGAGAGAGGGCAGCAGGGATGTATTCCGCCTTACCATTTGCATTTGCACAG GTTGCAATAGAGTTCCCTTACGTGTATATGCAGTCGTTCATTTACAGTCTTATCTTCTACTTTCTGGCTTCGTTTGAAAGGAATTTATTGAAACTCTTTTGGTACATTTACTTCATGTACTTCACCTTGCTATACTTTACCTTCTTTGGAATGGTAACTATCGCTGTTACACCCAACCATAACATTGCTGCCATCGTTGCTGCTCCATTTTATATGATGTGGAATCTTTTCAGCGGATTTATGATTGCTCGAATG AGGCTTCCTGTATGGTGGAGATGGTATTATTGGGCAAATCCAGTAGCATGGAGTTTGTATGGCCTTTTGACATCACAATACGGAGATGTGAATGAACCCTTGATGCTTGCTGATGGTTCTAATTCGGTCCCATTGAAACAGTTTCTTGAAGACCAGTTTGGGTATCGTCTTGACTTCTTAGGCGTTGCTGCCACTGCAGTGGTCGGTTTCTGCCTTTTGTTTGCAGTCACATTTGCATTTACTATGAAATCCTTCAACTTCCAAAGAAGATGA
- the LOC122581077 gene encoding ABC transporter G family member 32-like isoform X2, with product MWDSLGNLFVRTQDNDEEALQLAALQRSPTFVRARTSVFRNYGGEFTLVDVSKLDDEEKKVVLDRLVTTVKSNPEVFFDRIRQRFDNVDLKFPKVEVRFENLEIDAFIHVGSRALPTLPNSVCNMTEAFLRKLRIFPGKKKKLSILNDISGIIRPSRLTLLLGPPSSGKTTLLLALAGRLGQDIKVSGKITYNGHELNEFVPQKTSAYISQQDCHMAEMTVRETLQFAEKCQGFGHKQGMIMELLRREKNAGIRPDEDLDIFIKTVALGENETSLVVEYLMKILGLDICEDTLVGDEMRKGISGGQMKRLTSGELLVGPSRVLFMDEISTGLDSSTTYQIIQYLKHATRALDGTTVISLLQPDPETFELFDDLILLCEGQIVYQGPRNAAVAFFASMGFHCPKRKNVADFLQEVTSVKDQEQYWALDERYEYVSVEKFVEAFQSNFLGSSLSRELAIPFDRRHNHPAALSTSTYGVKKMRLLKNSFSWQMLLLKRESFIYIFRFLQLMLVVVIMTSVFFRTTMHHNSLDDGGVYLGALYFAIVMILFNGFMEVPMLIAKLPVIYKHRDLHFYPCWVYTLPSWILSIPSSIIESGVWVAVTYYLVGFDPQFSRCLKQFLLYFSLHQMSIGLFRVMGSLGRNMIVANTFGSFAMLVVMALGGFILSRDSIPAWWIWGYWFSPLMYAQNAVSVNEFLGDTWNKAAGNNTDIPLGTMLLKIRSLFPEDYWYWIGVGALLGYTILFNVLFTLFLTYLNPLGNHQAVVPRETTKVQKRNGIVSAIIELKDYIQRSPSYAVQSQRGMVLPFQPLAMSFRNISYYVDVPGELKQQGLSLNKLQLLVNVTGAFRPGVLTALVGVSGAGKTTLMDVLAGRKTGGHISGQIYVSGYPKNQETFARISGYCEQNDVHSPCLTVYESLMFSASLRLPSHIGVVTRRDFVAEVMELVELVPLKEALVGLPGVDGLSTEQRKRLTIAVELVANPSIVFMDEPTSGLDARAAAIVMRTVRNIVNTGRTIVCTIHQPSIDIFESFDELLLMKRGGKLIYAGPLGTGSHKVVQFFEAVKGVSKLKQGSNPAAWILEATSSTEEKRLDVDFAEVYRESNLYMQNQELVENLSRPDRDSKFLSFPTRYSQSFSGQFLACLWKQNLSYWRNPQYTAVRFFYTVIISLMFGTMCWKFGSKRETQQDIFNAMGSMYAAVLFIGITNAASVQPVVYVERSVSYRERAAGMYSALPFAFAQVAIEFPYVYMQSFIYSLIFYFLASFERNLLKLFWYIYFMYFTLLYFTFFGMVTIAVTPNHNIAAIVAAPFYMMWNLFSGFMIARMRLPVWWRWYYWANPVAWSLYGLLTSQYGDVNEPLMLADGSNSVPLKQFLEDQFGYRLDFLGVAATAVVGFCLLFAVTFAFTMKSFNFQRR from the exons ATGTGGGATTCTTTAGGAAACTTGTTTGTTAGGACTCAAGATAACGATGAAGAAGCCTTGCAGTTGGCTGCATTGCAACGATCACCCACATTTGTTAGGGCCCGGACGTCGGTGTTTAGGAACTATGGTGGTGAGTTTACTCTTGTTGATGTTAGTAaacttgatgatgaagagaagaAAGTTGTGTTGGATAGGTTGGTTACTACTGTGAAGTCGAATCCAGAAGTGTTCTTTGATAGAATCCGACAGCGTTTTGATAA TGTTGATTTGAAATTTCCAAAAGTCGAGGTTCGGTTTGAAAACTTGGAGATAGATGCATTTATACATGTCGGGAGCAGAGCATTGCCCACGTTGCCAAATTCTGTATGTAACATGACTGAG GCTTTCTTGAGGAAATTAAGGATTTTCCCTGGCAAAAAAAAGAAACTGAGTATATTAAACGACATCAGTGGTATCATTAGGCCTTCCAG ATTAACTCTCCTTTTGGGTCCTCCAAGCTCTGGAAAAACGACACTGCTTTTGGCTCTTGCAGGACGTCTTGGGCAAGATATAAAG GTGTCTGGAAAAATCACATATAATGGGCATGAACTAAATGAGTTTGTTCCTCAAAAAACTTCTGCATATATCAGCCAGCAAGATTGTCATATGGCTGAAATGACAGTCAGAGAGACGCTTCAATTTGCAGAAAAATGCCAAGGTTTTGGTCATAAACAAG GTATGATTATGGAACTTTTGAGAAGAGAAAAGAATGCCGGTATTAGACCTGATGAAGATCTTGACATTTTTATAAAG ACAGTGGCACTTGGAGAAAACGAGACAAGTCTTGTAGTGGAATACCTTATGAAG ATTTTAGGATTGGATATCTGTGAGGATACACTAGTAGGAGATGAAATGCGTAAAGGGATCTCTGGAGGTCAAATGAAGCGGTTGACCTCAGGAGAATTGCTTGTGGGACCATCACGGGTTCTTTTTATGGATGAGATATCAACCGGGCTTGACAGTTCAACTACCTATCAAATTATTCAGTATCTTAAACATGCAACTCGTGCTCTTGATGGAACAACTGTCATCTCTTTGCTGCAACCAGATCCTGAGACATTCGAGCTGTTTGATGATTTGATTCTACTGTGTGAAGGTCAGATTGTATACCAAGGTCCACGTAATGCTGCAGTGGCTTTCTTTGCTTCAATGGGCTTTCACTGCCCAAAGAGGAAAAACGTAGCAGATTTTCTGCAAGAA GTTACATCAGTAAAAGATCAGGAACAGTATTGGGCACTTGATGAGCGTTATGAATATGTTTCTGTTGAAAAGTTTGTGGAAGCATTTCAGTCAAATTTTCTTGGTAGTTCGTTGTCAAGGGAACTAGCTATTCCCTTTGATAGACGACATAATCACCCAGCAGCTCTTTCTACAAGCACTTACGGTGTGAAAAAAATGAGGCTACTGAAGAATAGTTTCTCATGGCAAATGTTACTTCTAAAACGCGagtcatttatttatatcttcaGATTCTTGCAG CTTATGTTGGTTGTTGTAATCATGACAAGTGTATTTTTTCGTACAACGATGCATCATAATTCACTTGATGATGGCGGAGTTTATCTTGGTGCTCTTTACTTTGCGATTGTTATGATTTTGTTCAATGGCTTCATGGAGGTCCCTATGTTGATAGCCAAACTTCCTGTTATCTACAAGCACCGTGACttgcacttttatccatgtTGGGTTTACACCCTTCCTTCATGGATTTTAAGTATTCCCTCATCTATTATAGAATCTGGTGTTTGGGTAGCGGTCACATATTATCTCGTTGGCTTTGACCCTCAATTTTCTcg ATGTTTGAAGCAGTTCTTGCTGTACTTCTCGTTACACCAAATGTCGATTGGCCTTTTCCGTGTGATGGGATCATTAGGAAGAAATATGATAGTAGCCAACACTTTTGGATCTTTTGCCATGCTTGTTGTCATGGCACTTGGAGGATTCATACTTTCTAGAG ATAGTATCCCTGCTTGGTGGATATGGGGTTACTGGTTTTCTCCTTTGATGTATGCTCAAAATGCAGTTTCAGTCAATGAATTTTTGGGGGATACTTGGAATAAG GCAGCTGGAAACAATACTGACATCCCTCTAGGGACAATGCTACTAAAAATCAGAAGTTTGTTTCCGGAGGATTATTGGTACTGGATAGGAGTCGGTGCTTTGCTTGGTTACACGATTCTATTCAATGTTCTCTTCACATTATTCCTTACGTATCTCAATC CTCTTGGAAACCATCAAGCGGTTGTCCCCCGGGAGACCACCAAAGTACAGAAAAGAAATGGGATTGTATCTGCTATTATCGAGTTAAAAGATTACATACAGCGGTCACCTTCATATGCTG TCCAAAGCCAGAGAGGAATGGTTCTTCCATTTCAACCTCTTGCCATGTCTTTCCGCAACATTAGCTATTACGTGGATGTCCCAGGG GAACTGAAGCAACAAGGCCTATCACTCAACAAGTTGCAATTATTGGTCAATGTAACTGGAGCATTTAGGCCTGGTGTCCTTACTGCATTGGTCGGTGTCAGTGGTGCTGGAAAAACTACTCTTATGGATGTTTTAGCCGGTAGAAAAACTGGTGGCCATATCTCGGGCCAGATATACGTATCGGGTTACCCCAAAAATCAAGAAACATTTGCAAGGATTTCTGGTTACTGTGAACAAAATGATGTTCACTCCCCATGTTTGACTGTTTACGAATCGCTAATGTTTTCAGCTTCACTTCGGTTACCTTCACATATTGGCGTAGTGACACGAAGG GACTTCGTAGCAGAGGTTATGGAACTTGTTGAACTAGTTCCACTCAAGGAAGCATTGGTTGGTCTCCCTGGAGTGGATGGACTATCAACAGAACAACGAAAAAGACTAACGATTGCAGTTGAGCTAGTTGCAAATCCTTCTATCGTATTTATGGATGAGCCGACGTCAGGACTGGATGCTCGGGCTGCTGCCATTGTGATGAGAACAGTCAGAAATATAGTCAACACAGGACGGACAATTGTTTGCACCATTCATCAACCCAGCATTGATAtttttgaatcttttgatgag CTTTTACTGATGAAACGAGGCGGGAAGCTTATATATGCTGGACCTTTGGGCACCGGGTCTCATAAAGTTGTTCAGTTTTTTGAG GCAGTAAAAGGAGTTTCTAAGTTAAAACAGGGATCTAATCCTGCTGCTTGGATTCTTGAGGCCACTTCATCGACGGAAGAAAAACGCCTTGATGTAGATTTTGCTGAAGTTTACCGTGAATCAaatctatatat GCAAAACCAAGAACTAGTTGAAAACTTAAGCAGACCAGATAGAGATTCAAAATTTCTGAGCTTCCCGACCAGATATTCTCAGTCATTTTCAGGCCAGTTTTTGGCATGCCTTTGGAAGCAAAATCTGTCATATTGGCGGAACCCACAATATACCGCTGTACGATTTTTCTACACAGTCATCATTTCTTTGATGTTTGGGACAATGTGCTGGAAATTTGGTTCTAAAAG GGAAACACAGCAGGACATTTTCAATGCAATGGGATCAATGTATGCAGCAGTTTTATTCATTGGAATCACCAATGCCGCCTCTGTGCAACCGGTGGTTTATGTTGAAAGATCAGTTTCCTACCGAGAGAGGGCAGCAGGGATGTATTCCGCCTTACCATTTGCATTTGCACAG GTTGCAATAGAGTTCCCTTACGTGTATATGCAGTCGTTCATTTACAGTCTTATCTTCTACTTTCTGGCTTCGTTTGAAAGGAATTTATTGAAACTCTTTTGGTACATTTACTTCATGTACTTCACCTTGCTATACTTTACCTTCTTTGGAATGGTAACTATCGCTGTTACACCCAACCATAACATTGCTGCCATCGTTGCTGCTCCATTTTATATGATGTGGAATCTTTTCAGCGGATTTATGATTGCTCGAATG AGGCTTCCTGTATGGTGGAGATGGTATTATTGGGCAAATCCAGTAGCATGGAGTTTGTATGGCCTTTTGACATCACAATACGGAGATGTGAATGAACCCTTGATGCTTGCTGATGGTTCTAATTCGGTCCCATTGAAACAGTTTCTTGAAGACCAGTTTGGGTATCGTCTTGACTTCTTAGGCGTTGCTGCCACTGCAGTGGTCGGTTTCTGCCTTTTGTTTGCAGTCACATTTGCATTTACTATGAAATCCTTCAACTTCCAAAGAAGATGA
- the LOC122583740 gene encoding gibberellin 3-beta-dioxygenase 1-like has protein sequence MSTTLSKAFRNDNISSHLTPLDFDSVDGVPESHLWPQSDEPHQKIQTQDGLIPVIDLNDPNATDLIGQACETWGIFQVTNHGVPLELIKKIEFEARRLFTLPTHEKYKVLRSPSNGSVGYGSSKMASFYGKGLWHEGFTIKGSCVDLAKVLWPHDYQGFCDTVDAYQDQMKPLTHKLMHLILQTMDITQEEIIWATSSHHYSQTAVHFNSYPICPDPSHAVGLAPHTDSQFLNILHQSDINGLEICVEGLGWTPVQPIEGAFVVNVGDLLHIFSNAKFPVFHHRAMVNNSKHRISIAYFYGPSLESTVAPSSKFQKPCYKSLPVKEYLRMKAKHFPNALSFIRI, from the exons ATGAGTACCACTCTCTCAAAAGCATTTAGAAATGACAATATAAGCTCACACCTTACACCTCTTGACTTTGATTCAGTTGACGGGGTTCCGGAATCCCATCTATGGCCTCAATCCGACGAACCCCATCAAAAGATTCAAACCCAAGACGGATTGATCCCAGTTATAGATCTAAATGATCCGAATGCAACGGATCTTATTGGTCAAGCGTGCGAAACTTGGGGCATCTTTCAAGTGACTAACCATGGAGTACCCTTAGAGTTGATCAAAAAGATTGAGTTTGAGGCAAGGAGGCTATTTACTCTCCCAACTCATGAGAAGTACAAGGTCTTAAGATCTCCTAGCAATGGGTCTGTTGGCTACGGTTCGTCTAAGATGGCATCGTTCTACGGTAAGGGTTTGTGGCATGAAGGTTTCACCATCAAAGGTTCTTGTGTTGATCTTGCTAAAGTTCTTTGGCCACATGACTACCAAGGCTTTTG TGACACCGTAGATGCTTATCAAGACCAAATGAAGCCACTGACTCACAAACTCATGCATCTAATCCTTCAAACAATGGATATAACACAAGAAGAAATCATTTGGGCTACTTCAAGTCATCACTACTCTCAAACTGCGGTTCATTTTAACTCGTACCCGATATGCCCCGACCCTAGCCATGCCGTTGGTCTTGCACCACACACGGACTCCCAGTTTCTAAACATTCTGCACCAAAGTGACATAAACGGCCTTGAGATCTGTGTCGAAGGGTTAGGGTGGACTCCGGTGCAACCTATTGAGGGTGCATTTGTGGTGAATGTAGGTGACCTCTTGCATATATTTTCTAATGCCAAGTTTCCGGTTTTTCATCATCGAGCCATGGTGAACAACTCAAAACATCGGATATCAATAGCATATTTTTATGGACCTTCTCTTGAGTCTACGGTAGCTCCTTCATCTAAGTTTCAGAAGCCTTGTTATAAATCGTTACCCGTGAAAGAGTACTTACGCATGAAGGCTAAGCATTTTCCTAATGCCTTGTCCTTTATCCGGATTTGA